GGCGACCTCGGCGGCGCGCAGCGCGACCGGGACCATGCCCGCCCACGCCACGATCGTCGCGTCTGTGCCGGTGCGCACGACGCGGCTGGAGTGCAGCGGCACCGGGTTCTCCTCGGTGTCGACGTCGCCCTTCGGCCAGTAGCGGCTCATCGGCTCGAAGAAGATCACCGGGTCGTCGGAGGCGATGGCCTCCTGGATCATCCAGTACGCGTCGTTCGGCGTCGACGGCGCGACGATCCGCAGGCCGGCGGTGTGCGCGAAGTACGCTTCCGGCGACTCCTGGTGGTGCTCGACCGCGCCGATGTGGCCACCGTGCGGGATGCGGATGACGACGGGCATCGAGACCGCACCGCTGTGCCGGTTGGTCAGCTTGGCGAGCTGCGTCGTGATCTGGTCGAAGCCGGGGAACACGAAGCCGTTGAACTGGATCTCCACCACCGGGCGGTAGCCGCGCATCGCCAGGCCGATAGCCGAGCCGATGATGCCCGCCTCCGCGAGCGGGGTGTCGAGAACTCGCTTCGCGCCGAACTCGGCCTGCAGGCCCTCGGTGACGCGGAACACGCCGCCGAGCGGACCGATGTCCTCGCCCATGAGCAGGACCTTCGGGTCCTCGGCGAGCGCGCGCCGGAGGCCGGCGTTGAGCGCCTTCACCATCGGCATCGACTGGATGCGCGGGCCGGCCGGCTCGGCGGGGGCCTCTGCCTCGGCCGCCGCGGTCTCCTGCGGCTCACCGACCTCCGACTCCGTGTCGATCGCTTCAGCCTGCTCCGGCACCTTCTCGTTCTCGACCACGAACTCGCGCGTCCACTCCTGCTCGGCCACGTGCTCCTCGAGCACGAGCGAACCGGGCTCGCTCTCCACGATCTCCACCACGTCGATGGCCTGCGTGTCGTCGAACGGCTCGTCGCGCTGCGGCGTCTCGTCCTCCAC
This genomic stretch from Leifsonia sp. EB41 harbors:
- a CDS encoding alpha-ketoacid dehydrogenase subunit beta; this translates as MPMVKALNAGLRRALAEDPKVLLMGEDIGPLGGVFRVTEGLQAEFGAKRVLDTPLAEAGIIGSAIGLAMRGYRPVVEIQFNGFVFPGFDQITTQLAKLTNRHSGAVSMPVVIRIPHGGHIGAVEHHQESPEAYFAHTAGLRIVAPSTPNDAYWMIQEAIASDDPVIFFEPMSRYWPKGDVDTEENPVPLHSSRVVRTGTDATIVAWAGMVPVALRAAEVAAEEGRSLEVVDLRSLAPIDYAPVLQSVQKTGRLIVAQEAPGTVSVASEVAAVVAEKAFYSLESPVLRVAGFDTPFPPAKLEGVYLPDADRILEAVDRALAY